One window of Microcoleus vaginatus PCC 9802 genomic DNA carries:
- the blaOXA gene encoding class D beta-lactamase yields MNRISRRAIALILIVLGCIISVLVQPPQSALTVPPPVQESPRRGGDVAETMNFGRHFQELGVEGSIAIYDLNSARLYQHNQQRNATAFLPASTFKILNSLISLETGVISDEIAILTWDGTQRQIPAWNRDLNMREAMKLSAVWFYQVLARRVGHEPMQKWVAKVGYGNQKIGNKDDIDKFWLEGELRITPNEQIQFLRRLYKNDLPFSERSLSLVKDIIIVEQTPDYTIRAKTGWANFGEETKPQIGWYVGYLEKDKNVYFFATNIDIRNKNDGAARIELTRRCFKDLALL; encoded by the coding sequence ATGAACCGAATATCTCGTCGTGCGATCGCTCTTATTTTAATTGTATTAGGCTGTATTATTTCTGTTTTAGTTCAGCCACCGCAATCAGCCTTAACCGTGCCACCTCCAGTGCAAGAATCTCCACGACGGGGAGGAGATGTTGCTGAGACAATGAATTTTGGACGGCACTTTCAAGAACTAGGAGTGGAAGGCTCGATCGCAATTTACGATTTGAATAGCGCTCGGCTTTATCAACACAACCAGCAACGTAACGCGACAGCTTTTTTACCCGCATCTACATTTAAAATTCTCAACTCTCTGATTTCCTTAGAAACAGGGGTAATTTCAGATGAGATTGCCATTCTAACTTGGGATGGAACTCAAAGGCAAATTCCCGCATGGAATCGAGACTTGAATATGAGAGAAGCCATGAAACTTTCCGCCGTTTGGTTTTACCAAGTTCTCGCCCGCCGAGTCGGACACGAGCCAATGCAAAAATGGGTAGCTAAAGTCGGTTATGGGAACCAAAAAATCGGTAACAAAGACGATATTGACAAATTCTGGTTAGAGGGAGAACTGCGAATCACACCCAACGAGCAAATTCAATTTCTCCGCCGTCTCTACAAAAACGACTTACCCTTCTCGGAGCGATCGCTGTCTCTGGTCAAAGACATCATAATTGTTGAACAAACTCCCGATTACACAATTAGAGCCAAAACAGGCTGGGCAAATTTTGGAGAAGAAACAAAGCCTCAAATTGGCTGGTATGTAGGTTATTTAGAAAAGGATAAAAATGTTTACTTTTTTGCTACAAACATTGACATCCGCAACAAAAATGACGGAGCGGCAAGAATAGAGTTAACGCGCCGTTGCTTCAAGGATCTTGCGCTGCTGTAA
- a CDS encoding pentapeptide repeat-containing protein, whose product MNWLQPKPETVLLCDSSAAASEMAFMLNGEWDGCNSLVLPKCDKVAIEAAASLLETSWCYQNTCEPVLIRLEVDEFLRRYAIGDRFFINANLRCAQLSELCLENIDLSYAKLNLANLNSTNLSKANLMATQMQSANLSGSNLSGSQLVRANLSGANLSDANLRGADLSYADLSNVCLTGADLRGANLARTDLRKTSLDGAIVE is encoded by the coding sequence ATGAACTGGCTGCAACCCAAACCAGAAACCGTTTTGCTCTGCGACTCAAGTGCAGCAGCTTCTGAGATGGCATTCATGCTCAACGGTGAGTGGGATGGGTGCAATAGTTTGGTGCTCCCTAAATGCGACAAGGTAGCAATTGAAGCAGCCGCTAGTTTGCTGGAGACATCGTGGTGCTACCAAAATACTTGCGAACCCGTTTTAATTCGGCTGGAAGTTGACGAATTTCTGCGCCGTTATGCGATTGGAGACAGGTTTTTTATTAATGCTAACTTGCGATGCGCGCAATTGAGCGAACTTTGCTTGGAAAACATTGATTTGAGTTATGCTAAATTGAATTTGGCTAACCTCAACAGCACTAATTTAAGCAAAGCCAACTTAATGGCAACACAGATGCAATCCGCAAATTTGAGTGGCAGCAATTTGAGTGGATCGCAACTGGTGAGGGCGAATTTATCAGGAGCAAACTTATCTGATGCTAATCTCAGGGGTGCGGATCTGAGTTATGCAGATTTAAGCAATGTTTGTTTAACAGGTGCTGACTTAAGAGGTGCAAATTTAGCTAGAACAGACTTAAGAAAAACAAGCTTAGATGGGGCGATAGTTGAGTAA
- a CDS encoding sulfotransferase, translating into MKAHLISGLPRSGSTLLAALLRQNPRFHAAMTSPVGGLVERMLEAMSEDNEFSVFISPEQKRALILSIFSAYYHPQAEKEVIFDTNRLWCSKLPLILELFPEAKVICCVRNIAWIMDSIELLIRRNAFEVSRLFNNPAERATVYSRTEALSQGSRLVGYAYNALKEAFYSEQSASLLLVDYDLLTIKPAKTMSLIYQFLGEEPFEHDFENVQYQEPEFDNKLKTQGLHQVRAQVEFKPRKTILPPDLFERFDGLSFWTDSTNSRASAIVAKTQ; encoded by the coding sequence GTGAAAGCCCACTTGATATCAGGATTACCGCGTTCAGGATCTACCTTACTAGCAGCCCTCCTGCGACAAAACCCCCGGTTTCACGCCGCCATGACTAGCCCCGTCGGGGGTTTAGTGGAGAGAATGTTGGAAGCCATGAGCGAAGATAATGAATTTTCGGTGTTTATTTCCCCAGAACAAAAACGGGCGCTGATTCTCAGCATTTTTTCTGCTTATTATCACCCGCAAGCTGAAAAAGAAGTGATATTCGACACCAATCGCCTTTGGTGTAGCAAATTGCCATTAATTCTGGAACTATTTCCTGAAGCTAAAGTAATCTGCTGTGTCAGAAATATCGCCTGGATTATGGACAGCATTGAGCTACTGATTCGGCGCAACGCCTTTGAGGTTTCCCGGTTATTTAATAATCCAGCAGAACGGGCTACAGTTTATAGTCGCACAGAGGCATTAAGTCAAGGTTCGCGTTTAGTTGGTTATGCTTATAATGCTCTTAAAGAAGCGTTTTATAGCGAACAGAGTGCATCTCTTTTACTGGTAGATTACGATTTATTAACCATAAAGCCGGCTAAAACCATGTCGCTGATTTATCAATTTCTTGGCGAAGAGCCTTTTGAGCATGATTTCGAGAATGTTCAATATCAAGAGCCAGAATTTGATAATAAGCTGAAAACACAAGGGTTACATCAAGTGCGTGCTCAAGTCGAGTTTAAACCGAGAAAAACAATTTTACCCCCCGACTTGTTTGAGCGATTTGATGGCTTATCTTTTTGGACAGATTCAACAAATAGTCGTGCTAGTGCGATTGTAGCGAAAACTCAATAA
- a CDS encoding DUF4347 domain-containing protein — MNSSTANKQIIFVDSSVQNYQNLIEGADANAKIVILDDKRSGIEQITQALASESGIEAVHVVSHGNQGSLKLGADVLNGNDLENFNTQLKQWENALTENGDILLYGCDVAAGETGNNFVKRLSELTGADVAASNDLTGNAVKGGDWDLEIVTGQIESAVPFNRQAMEDYDYTLATFNVTVGTDDGTGTVAGTLSKAILDANVAAGDDTITLATNLTVTGVMKTLVNSNIDFIGNNFIVNGGNAFRPFFVKSGTVNFSNMTVTNGRAQAGAGGDGGGGAGMGGGLFIYDGTVRINNVTFSNNQAQGGAGGDYFNGGAGGGGMFGAGNRGGGGLFGRSTSNTGGYGGNGNYGGGIGSFGGGGNFPQSPGGFGGGGGGYYNSSPNGGAGGFGGGGGYGANGGPGGYGGGGGDWSFGNTGPGGTFGGNSNGGQGGGGAGMGGAIFIRQGSLALNNARFSSNTATGGIGVYGGNPGQGKGGAIFAMRSLTNTNGNNQGMPTALPTVTSFGLVGATFTSNTAANQAGTPATFANGIGNNQDNNDVYGTILGNPVNLSVTPTIGTEVGTTSIIVTATAAAPVVGNQTVDVALSGTALPADFTGIIPTLITIPSGQTIGTFTVNINDDALIEGSETGTFTISNPSAGLTLGTTTTGNATITDNDFPTVNLLVTPTTGAETGTTAITVTATASQAVVGNQTVDVALSGTALPADFTGGIIPTLITIPSGQTTGTFTVNIDDDALIEGSETGTFTISNPSAGLTLGTTTTGNATITDNDFPTVDLSVTPTTGTETGTTAITVTATASQAVVGDQTVNVALSGTALPADFTGGIIPTLITIPSGQTTGTFTVNIDDDALIEGSETGTFTISNPSAGLTLGTTTTGNATITDNDFPTVDLSVTPTTGTETGTTAITVTATASQAVVGDQTVNVALSGTALPADFTGGIIPTLITIPSGQTTGTFTVNIDDDALIEGSETSTFTISNPSAGLTLGTTTTGNATITDNDFPTVNLSVTPTTGTEAGTTSITVTATAAAPVVGNQTVNLALTGVATPADFTGTIPTQITIADGATSGSVTFTITDDQIAEIDETANLTISNPSAGLQLGTTTTGSFTITDNDTAGFQILPISGNTSEFAGQATFDIRLTSQPTADVILGLTSTNTAEGTVLPANLTFNSTNWNAYQTATITGVDDVVADGDIAYQIITAVDTTTADTNYSNLNPPDVNVTNTDNDSPGVTVTQSAGSTEVTEGGITDSYTLQLNTLPTSNVDVTVTADTQAEVSLDGTNFAATQILTFTNVNGQTPQIVTVRAVDDTLPENNHTGAITHAITNSTDPNYPTTLAIGPVNAQITDNDITYSVVGSTATVTEGNSGTQVVSFTVTRTGETNQSSSIDFSFGGTATTGVDYNNAIVTGTGVTATGSTVSFAANATIATIAVAIVGDRITEPNETLALTLSNATAPGTANIIGSPITTTIQDDDIAGISITPTSGLTTTEAGGTATFTVVLDTQPTADVTIGTTSDNTAEGTVDKPSLTFTNANWNTPQTVTVTGIDESVVDGNVAYNIVTAAATSTDTNYSGVDADDVAVTNTDNDSKGITVTPTSGLTTTEAGGTATFTVVLDSQPTADVTIGTTSDNTAEGTVDKPSLTFTNANWNTPQTVTVTGIDDLVEDGNVAYNIVTAAATSTDTNYSGVNADDVAVTNTDNDSKGITVTPITGLTTTEAGGTATFTVVLDSQPTADVTIGTTSNNTAEGTVDKPSLTFTNANWNTPQTVTVTGIDDLVVDGNVAYNIVTAAATSTDTNYNGVNADDVAVTNTDNDSKGITVTPTSGLTTTEAGGTATFTVVLNSQPTADVTIGTTSDNTAEGTVDKPSLTFTNANWNTPQTVTVTGVDELVVDGNVAYNIVTAAATSTDTNYSGVNADDVAVTNTDNDTAPTPAPTPTPTPAPIVRETPRPTPTPAPFPGETPTPTPTPAPFPGETPTPTPTPAPIPGETPTPTPTPAPIPAETPTPAPIPGETPTPTPTPAPIPGETPTPTPTPAPISAPTPGLTPAPTPAPTPAETPTPTPSVTPTPTTNNIPNDDCICDDIAYPNLNQPNSVENTILGVSGIQIGTAQNEEFLGTNNGNIFDAKSGNDNLYGGASNDIFNGNQGNDFISGGKGDDILFGDEGNDIVLGELGNDLIFGGKANDSINGREGNDIILGDKDDDFIDGGKENDVLYGGKGNDIILGSQGDDSLFGQLGSDTICGGVGNDFISGNEQADILGGCEGNDTLYGGEDNDTLLGGKGSDILYGDLGNDSLIGGSGNDIFALKAGQGFDIIADFTVGQDLIGLTGGLSFGQLAITQNTQGTLIKNVLTGEELGVMIGVSANAITSANFLLI; from the coding sequence ATGAACTCATCAACCGCCAACAAGCAAATTATTTTCGTTGACTCTTCTGTACAGAATTATCAAAACTTGATAGAGGGCGCAGATGCTAACGCCAAAATAGTCATTTTAGATGACAAGCGTAGTGGCATTGAACAAATTACCCAAGCACTGGCTAGTGAAAGTGGCATTGAAGCTGTTCATGTAGTTTCTCACGGCAACCAAGGCAGTTTAAAACTCGGTGCAGACGTACTCAATGGGAATGACCTCGAAAATTTTAACACTCAGCTAAAACAGTGGGAAAATGCTCTGACAGAAAACGGAGATATCCTACTTTATGGATGCGATGTAGCCGCCGGAGAAACTGGCAATAATTTTGTCAAGCGATTGAGTGAACTCACAGGTGCAGATGTCGCAGCCTCTAACGACTTAACAGGAAATGCAGTTAAAGGCGGCGACTGGGATTTAGAAATAGTAACGGGCCAGATTGAATCCGCCGTGCCGTTTAATCGGCAGGCAATGGAAGATTATGACTATACACTGGCGACTTTTAATGTCACGGTGGGAACTGATGATGGCACCGGCACTGTAGCAGGCACATTGAGCAAAGCAATTTTAGATGCGAATGTCGCTGCCGGAGATGACACCATTACCCTCGCCACAAATCTCACTGTTACAGGGGTAATGAAGACCCTAGTTAACAGCAACATTGATTTTATTGGCAATAACTTTATTGTCAATGGCGGTAATGCTTTTCGTCCCTTCTTCGTCAAGTCGGGAACCGTGAATTTCTCCAACATGACTGTCACTAACGGAAGGGCGCAGGCGGGAGCGGGTGGCGATGGCGGTGGCGGCGCTGGTATGGGTGGCGGTTTATTCATCTACGATGGCACTGTCAGAATCAATAACGTCACTTTTAGCAACAACCAGGCGCAGGGGGGAGCGGGTGGCGACTATTTTAATGGCGGCGCTGGCGGTGGCGGGATGTTTGGCGCTGGCAACCGTGGAGGTGGTGGTCTTTTTGGCCGTAGCACAAGTAACACTGGCGGCTACGGCGGTAATGGCAACTACGGAGGTGGGATAGGATCTTTCGGCGGCGGCGGCAATTTTCCCCAGAGCCCGGGGGGTTTTGGCGGCGGTGGTGGTGGCTACTACAACAGTTCCCCAAACGGTGGCGCTGGAGGGTTCGGCGGCGGTGGCGGCTACGGCGCGAACGGCGGTCCGGGTGGCTACGGTGGCGGTGGCGGAGACTGGAGCTTTGGCAACACTGGACCGGGGGGCACTTTCGGCGGCAACAGTAACGGCGGTCAAGGTGGGGGCGGCGCTGGTATGGGGGGTGCCATCTTCATTCGCCAGGGCTCTTTAGCCCTCAACAACGCCAGATTCAGCAGCAACACCGCCACCGGCGGCATCGGTGTTTACGGTGGCAACCCCGGTCAAGGCAAAGGTGGGGCAATTTTTGCCATGCGTTCTCTCACCAACACCAATGGCAACAACCAGGGAATGCCAACTGCGCTACCTACTGTCACCTCATTTGGATTAGTAGGAGCAACTTTCACCAGCAACACCGCAGCCAACCAAGCTGGCACTCCCGCTACCTTCGCCAACGGTATCGGCAATAACCAAGACAATAACGATGTTTACGGTACGATTTTAGGCAACCCCGTCAACCTCTCAGTTACTCCCACCATCGGCACCGAAGTGGGAACAACCAGCATCATCGTCACCGCTACTGCGGCCGCACCTGTAGTCGGCAACCAAACCGTTGATGTTGCTCTTTCCGGTACGGCACTTCCTGCTGACTTCACAGGCATAATTCCCACTCTTATTACCATTCCCAGCGGTCAAACCATAGGTACATTTACCGTCAATATTAATGATGATGCCTTAATAGAAGGAAGCGAAACCGGCACTTTCACAATTTCCAATCCTTCTGCTGGCTTGACATTGGGAACTACTACTACTGGTAACGCCACAATTACCGACAACGACTTCCCCACAGTCAACCTCTTAGTTACTCCCACCACTGGCGCCGAAACCGGAACCACAGCAATTACCGTCACCGCCACAGCATCTCAAGCAGTTGTCGGCAATCAAACCGTTGATGTTGCTCTTTCCGGTACGGCACTTCCTGCTGACTTCACAGGCGGCATAATTCCCACTCTTATTACCATTCCCAGCGGTCAAACCACAGGTACATTTACCGTCAATATTGATGATGATGCCTTAATTGAAGGAAGCGAAACAGGCACTTTCACAATTTCCAATCCTTCTGCTGGCTTGACATTGGGAACTACTACTACTGGTAACGCAACAATTACAGACAACGACTTCCCCACAGTCGACCTCTCAGTTACTCCCACCACTGGCACCGAAACCGGAACCACAGCAATTACCGTCACCGCTACAGCATCTCAAGCAGTTGTCGGCGATCAAACCGTTAATGTTGCTCTTTCCGGTACGGCACTTCCTGCTGACTTCACAGGCGGCATAATTCCCACTCTTATTACCATTCCCAGCGGTCAAACCACAGGTACATTTACCGTCAATATTGATGATGATGCCTTAATTGAAGGAAGCGAAACAGGCACTTTCACAATTTCCAATCCTTCTGCTGGCTTGACATTGGGAACTACTACTACTGGTAACGCAACAATTACCGACAACGACTTCCCCACAGTCGACCTCTCAGTTACTCCCACCACTGGCACCGAAACCGGAACCACAGCAATTACCGTCACCGCTACAGCATCTCAAGCAGTTGTCGGCGATCAAACCGTTAATGTTGCTCTTTCCGGTACGGCACTTCCTGCTGACTTCACAGGTGGCATAATTCCCACTCTTATTACCATTCCCAGCGGTCAAACCACAGGTACATTTACCGTCAATATTGATGATGATGCCTTAATTGAAGGAAGCGAAACAAGCACTTTCACAATTTCCAATCCTTCTGCTGGCTTGACATTGGGAACTACTACTACTGGTAACGCAACAATTACCGACAACGACTTCCCCACAGTCAACCTCTCAGTTACTCCCACCACCGGCACCGAAGCCGGAACAACCAGCATCACCGTCACTGCTACAGCCGCCGCACCTGTAGTCGGCAACCAAACCGTCAACCTCGCCTTAACTGGAGTTGCCACGCCTGCTGATTTCACCGGCACAATTCCCACCCAAATAACCATCGCCGATGGCGCCACCAGCGGTTCTGTCACCTTCACCATTACCGACGACCAAATCGCCGAAATTGATGAAACTGCCAACCTCACCATTAGCAATCCATCAGCAGGCCTTCAATTAGGAACCACCACCACAGGTAGTTTCACCATCACCGACAACGACACCGCTGGCTTTCAAATCCTCCCGATTAGCGGCAATACCAGCGAATTCGCAGGTCAAGCTACGTTTGACATCCGCTTAACCAGCCAACCCACCGCCGATGTCATCCTTGGCTTAACCAGCACCAACACAGCAGAAGGCACCGTTTTACCCGCTAACCTCACCTTTAATTCCACCAATTGGAACGCTTACCAAACCGCCACAATCACCGGTGTAGACGATGTGGTGGCTGACGGTGATATTGCCTACCAAATTATCACCGCTGTCGATACCACCACCGCCGACACGAACTATAGCAATCTCAACCCACCAGATGTCAATGTCACCAACACAGACAACGACTCTCCAGGCGTTACCGTCACTCAATCTGCTGGCAGTACCGAAGTAACAGAAGGGGGAATTACCGATTCTTATACCCTACAATTGAACACCCTCCCCACCAGCAATGTTGACGTTACCGTGACAGCGGATACTCAAGCAGAAGTTAGCCTAGATGGAACGAATTTTGCTGCCACGCAAATTCTAACCTTCACAAATGTTAATGGCCAAACTCCTCAAATTGTCACCGTTCGTGCTGTTGATGACACCCTACCGGAAAACAACCATACAGGTGCAATAACCCACGCTATTACCAACAGTACAGATCCCAATTATCCAACAACATTGGCGATTGGACCTGTGAATGCACAGATTACCGATAACGATATTACTTACAGCGTCGTCGGCAGTACCGCCACAGTGACTGAGGGAAATAGCGGTACTCAAGTGGTAAGTTTCACCGTTACCCGCACCGGAGAAACGAACCAAAGTAGCAGCATTGATTTTAGTTTTGGGGGAACAGCAACCACTGGCGTCGATTACAATAACGCCATTGTTACCGGAACCGGAGTTACCGCCACTGGCAGTACGGTTAGTTTTGCTGCCAATGCTACCATAGCAACAATCGCGGTGGCCATTGTCGGCGATCGAATTACCGAACCTAACGAAACCCTAGCACTCACTCTGAGCAACGCGACTGCCCCAGGAACTGCTAATATTATTGGTTCTCCAATAACCACCACGATTCAAGACGATGATATTGCGGGAATTTCTATCACTCCTACCAGCGGATTAACAACCACAGAAGCGGGGGGAACGGCTACTTTTACGGTAGTTCTAGATACTCAGCCTACAGCAGATGTGACGATTGGGACGACTTCGGATAATACGGCAGAAGGTACTGTAGATAAACCGAGTTTAACTTTCACGAATGCTAACTGGAATACTCCCCAAACCGTCACAGTTACCGGAATAGATGAGAGTGTAGTAGATGGGAATGTTGCTTACAATATTGTCACTGCTGCTGCTACCAGTACCGATACTAATTACAGTGGTGTTGATGCGGATGATGTCGCAGTCACTAATACTGACAATGACAGCAAAGGCATCACCGTCACTCCTACCAGCGGTTTAACAACCACAGAAGCAGGGGGAACAGCTACTTTTACGGTAGTTCTAGATAGCCAGCCTACAGCAGATGTGACGATTGGGACGACTTCGGATAATACGGCTGAAGGTACTGTAGATAAACCGAGTTTAACCTTCACGAATGCTAACTGGAATACTCCCCAAACCGTCACAGTTACAGGAATAGATGACTTAGTAGAAGATGGGAATGTTGCTTACAACATTGTCACTGCTGCGGCTACCAGTACCGATACTAATTACAGCGGTGTTAATGCGGATGATGTCGCAGTTACTAATACTGACAACGACAGCAAAGGCATCACCGTCACTCCCATCACTGGTTTAACAACTACTGAAGCGGGGGGAACAGCTACTTTTACGGTAGTTCTAGATAGCCAGCCTACAGCAGATGTGACTATTGGGACGACTTCAAATAATACGGCTGAAGGTACTGTAGATAAACCCAGTTTAACTTTCACGAATGCTAACTGGAATACTCCCCAAACCGTCACAGTCACCGGAATAGATGACTTAGTAGTAGATGGGAATGTTGCTTACAACATTGTCACTGCTGCTGCTACCAGTACCGATACTAATTACAACGGTGTTAATGCGGATGATGTCGCAGTTACTAATACTGACAATGACAGCAAAGGCATCACCGTCACTCCTACCAGCGGTTTAACAACCACAGAAGCAGGGGGAACAGCTACTTTTACGGTAGTTCTCAATAGCCAGCCTACAGCAGATGTGACGATTGGGACGACTTCGGATAATACGGCTGAAGGTACTGTAGATAAACCGAGTTTAACTTTCACGAATGCTAACTGGAATACTCCCCAAACCGTCACAGTTACCGGAGTAGATGAATTAGTAGTAGATGGGAATGTTGCTTACAACATTGTCACTGCTGCTGCTACCAGTACCGATACTAATTACAGTGGTGTTAATGCGGATGATGTCGCAGTTACTAATACTGACAACGACACCGCACCAACACCCGCGCCCACACCAACACCCACACCCGCACCAATCGTTCGGGAAACACCAAGACCAACACCAACACCCGCACCATTCCCTGGGGAAACACCAACACCAACACCCACACCCGCACCATTCCCTGGGGAAACACCAACACCAACACCCACACCCGCACCAATCCCTGGGGAAACACCAACACCCACACCAACACCCGCGCCAATCCCTGCGGAAACACCAACACCCGCACCAATCCCTGGGGAAACACCAACACCAACACCCACACCCGCACCAATCCCTGGGGAAACACCAACACCCACACCCACACCCGCACCAATCTCTGCACCAACCCCTGGACTAACCCCTGCACCAACCCCTGCACCAACCCCTGCAGAAACACCGACGCCAACACCATCGGTAACACCAACACCAACAACCAACAACATCCCTAACGATGACTGCATCTGCGATGACATTGCCTATCCCAATTTAAACCAACCTAACTCGGTTGAAAACACCATACTTGGTGTATCGGGAATTCAAATAGGCACTGCCCAAAACGAGGAATTTCTCGGCACTAACAACGGCAATATATTCGATGCCAAATCCGGGAATGACAACTTATATGGTGGTGCCAGCAACGACATCTTTAATGGTAATCAAGGCAATGATTTCATCAGCGGAGGCAAAGGTGATGACATCCTATTTGGAGATGAAGGAAACGACATCGTACTTGGTGAGTTGGGCAATGATTTAATCTTTGGAGGCAAAGCCAATGACTCCATAAATGGCCGCGAAGGTAATGACATCATTCTTGGTGATAAAGATGATGATTTCATCGATGGTGGCAAGGAGAATGACGTTTTATATGGAGGCAAAGGTAACGACATAATTCTTGGTAGTCAAGGTGATGACTCCCTGTTTGGACAGTTAGGTTCAGATACTATCTGCGGGGGTGTAGGTAATGATTTCATCAGCGGTAACGAACAAGCCGATATCCTGGGAGGATGTGAAGGAAATGATACTCTTTATGGAGGGGAAGATAATGATACTCTCCTAGGGGGAAAAGGCTCTGATATCCTTTACGGAGACTTGGGTAATGATAGTTTGATTGGCGGTAGCGGCAACGATATTTTTGCCTTAAAAGCTGGTCAAGGATTTGACATAATCGCTGATTTTACAGTCGGTCAAGATTTGATTGGATTAACCGGAGGTTTGAGTTTTGGTCAGTTAGCAATCACTCAAAATACTCAGGGAACTCTCATCAAAAATGTCTTGACAGGAGAGGAGCTAGGTGTCATGATTGGAGTGAGTGCCAATGCGATTACATCTGCTAATTTCCTGCTGATTTAG
- a CDS encoding TIGR03032 family protein has protein sequence MNNDRAILNTSQEHEIFGDRDLPSWLTSQQISLACTTYQTSRLMLIGAVPETNRISAFWRIFDRAMGLFCTPERIYLSSKYQLWQLDNVLAEGGQHQGYDRLYIPRIAHTTGDIDIHDIAVDKNNQIIFISTLFNCIATLSDRHSCKPLWKPQFISQYINEDRCHLNGLAMVAGEAKYVTASSQSDVVDGWRDRRKNGGIVIDIESNDIIVTGLSMPHSPRWYQDKLWLLNSGRGELGYVDLETGKFEAIAFCPGYVRGLAFWQNWAIVGLSKPRGGDNTFSGLELDELLVAKDAEPRCGMMAIDLTTGAIVHWLRFEGIVTELYDVQVIPAVQKPMALGFQTDEIAQLITLEL, from the coding sequence ATGAATAACGATCGCGCAATTTTGAATACATCCCAAGAACACGAGATTTTTGGCGATCGCGATTTGCCATCTTGGTTAACTTCTCAACAAATCAGCCTCGCTTGCACTACCTATCAAACCAGCAGGTTAATGTTAATTGGTGCTGTGCCAGAAACGAACAGAATCTCGGCTTTTTGGCGAATATTCGATCGCGCAATGGGGCTTTTCTGTACGCCGGAACGCATTTATTTAAGTTCCAAATATCAACTCTGGCAATTAGATAATGTGCTAGCGGAGGGAGGACAACATCAAGGTTACGATCGCCTTTACATCCCTCGCATCGCCCACACCACAGGTGATATCGACATTCACGATATCGCTGTCGATAAAAATAATCAAATCATTTTTATTAGCACTTTGTTTAATTGTATCGCTACATTGAGCGATCGCCACAGTTGTAAACCTTTATGGAAACCGCAATTTATCTCACAATACATCAACGAAGACCGCTGTCACCTCAACGGTTTGGCAATGGTAGCTGGGGAGGCGAAATATGTCACAGCGTCGAGTCAGTCGGATGTGGTGGATGGCTGGCGCGATCGCAGAAAAAATGGCGGTATAGTTATTGATATTGAATCTAATGATATCATCGTCACAGGATTGTCAATGCCGCACTCACCCCGCTGGTATCAAGACAAATTGTGGTTGCTGAATTCGGGGCGGGGAGAATTAGGATATGTGGATTTAGAGACAGGGAAATTTGAGGCAATTGCGTTTTGTCCGGGATATGTCCGAGGACTAGCTTTTTGGCAAAATTGGGCAATTGTTGGACTCTCGAAACCGAGGGGTGGTGACAATACTTTTAGCGGTTTAGAATTGGATGAGTTATTGGTAGCAAAGGATGCTGAGCCTCGATGTGGTATGATGGCGATCGATTTGACTACTGGGGCGATCGTTCACTGGTTGCGGTTTGAAGGGATTGTTACGGAACTTTATGATGTGCAGGTGATTCCGGCAGTGCAAAAGCCGATGGCGTTGGGTTTTCAAACGGATGAAATTGCTCAGTTAATTACTTTGGAACTTTAA